A genomic region of Trifolium pratense cultivar HEN17-A07 linkage group LG3, ARS_RC_1.1, whole genome shotgun sequence contains the following coding sequences:
- the LOC123917130 gene encoding uncharacterized protein LOC123917130: MEDKYSLIRKHSGLWKTLRDEDFEEEEIWDVMKERSDYISEVHKPILEKKEISSLPIPIGARKIPRTNSGSSSHETKNFQQSLPVNIPDWSKIYGNNKVNKTIKNVSRYNDYGYYEGDEEVVDDVLNHHGSEDDEEDYDDDDDEFNTRLPPHEIISRRFARSQISSFSVFEGVGRTLKGRDLSKVRNSVLIKTGFLESL; encoded by the coding sequence ATGGAGGATAAATATAGTTTAATTAGGAAGCATAGTGGATTATGGAAAACATTAAGAGATGAagattttgaagaagaagaaatttgggATGTTATGAAGGAAAGAAGTGATTATATATCTGAAGTTCATAAGCCAATAttggaaaagaaagaaatatctTCTCTTCCAATTCCAATTGGTGCAAGAAAAATTCCAAGGACTAATAGTGGAAGTTCATCTCATGAAACAAAAAATTTTCAACAATCATTACCTGTTAACATTCCTGATTGGTCAAAGATTTATGGTAATAATAAGGTAAACAAGACAATTAAGAATGTTTCAAGGTATAATGATTATGGTTACTATGAAGGTGATGAAGaagttgttgatgatgttttgaATCATCATGGtagtgaagatgatgaagaagattatgatgatgatgatgatgagtttAATACTAGGCTTCCACCACATGAAATTATTTCAAGAAGGTTTGCAAGGAGTCAAATATcttcattttctgtttttgaagGTGTTGGGAGGACATTAAAAGGTAGGGATCTTAGCAAAGTGAGGAATTCTGTCCTCATAAAAACTGGTTTTCTTGAATCATTGTGA
- the LOC123916831 gene encoding transcription factor MYB101-like, translated as MEHMNNIGDGANDENGLFCIMERGSGGGGEGAGGCGSGGGGDEVSLKKGPWTTAEDAILIDYVTKHGEGNWNAVKRNTGLNRCGKSCRLRWANHLRPNLKKGAFSPDEEKLIVELHAQFGNKWARMAALLPGRTDNEIKNYWNTRIKRRQRQGLPLYSDEHNHVNTPTTPTTPASPCVTPNGSNPHNITTKFEFFNQNQHQYQQQHHHHLPLSPTSTHHHSPLSSPLQHRQQHQQQSYSPHTFLDTSPTPLSSSSPLSFTFQRPAPLLSAPLRLKRFRSSPNFSLQVPNSITQNCSSSLHDPSLSSHHDSSFRFPIHYNASFPQYFHTPLLESDRGVSSSSSPFSTKLELPSNQYSRLSSEQDIKTNNVEFNNDPNSLQNNSSVLMGDLLMDAQTLACEQNSKKRNYLSLNEGNDMYNGCQSYDDFPLSTLYWSSNSEQKPKEEAQDLTKFMNDDMSTMLSVMPSSTMQNQDWNNNTNIKNGSDQVSNIVQSSSGVNLADENFGLDIKPIASLFPLTNTTDHNNENNDCYTWDNLPGLC; from the exons atGGAACACATGAACAATATTGGTGATGGAGCGAATGATGAAAATGGGTTGTTCTGTATTATGGAAAGAGGTAGCGGTGGTGGCGGAGAGGGTGCGGGTGGTTGTGGTAGCGGAGGTGGTGGTGATGAGGTGAGTTTAAAAAAGGGTCCTTGGACAACAGCTGAGGATGCAATTTTGATAGATTATGTGACAAAACATGGTGAAGGAAATTGGAATGCTGTTAAAAGGAATACAGGTTTAAATCGTTGTGGAAAGAGTTGTAGGCTTAGATGGGCTAATCATTTAAGGCCCAATTTAAAAAAAGGTGCATTTTCTCCCGATGAAGAGAAACTCATTGTTGAACTACATGCTCAATTTGGGAACAAATGGGCAAGAATGGCTGCTTTG TTACCTGGAAGAACAGACaacgaaataaaaaattattggaatACAAGGATCAAACGTCGTCAAAGACAAGGTCTTCCACTATATTCAGACGAACATAATCATGTCAACACGCCAACCACGCCAACAACACCAGCTTCACCATGTGTCACTCCAAATGGATCAAACCCTCACAACATTACAACAAAATTTGAGTTTTTCAATCAAAACCAACACCAATATCAACAACAACACCATCACCACCTTCCTTTATCTCCAACATCAACCCATCATCATTCTCCTCTCTCTTCACCACTCCAACATagacaacaacatcaacaacaatctTATTCTCCTCACACTTTCTTAGACACTTCACCTACACCATTGTCATCTTCTTCACCACTGTCTTTCACTTTCCAAAGACCCGCGCCACTCTTATCAGCCCCTCTTCGCCTCAAACGATTTCGTTCGAGTCCAAACTTCAGCCTTCAAGTCCCTAATTCCATTACACAAAATTGTTCCTCCTCACTCCATGATCCTTCTTTATCCTCACACCATGATAGTAGTTTTAGGTTCCCAATTCATTACAACGCGAGTTTCCCTCAATACTTTCATACTCCTTTGTTGGAATCCGATCGAGGAGTTTCTTCTTCGTCTTCGCCTTTCTCAACAAAGTTGGAGTTACCTTCAAACCAATATTCAAGACTATCTTCAGAACAAGATATTAAAACTAATAATGTTGAGTTCAATAATGATCCTAATTCTTTACAAAACAATAGTAGTGTCTTGATGGGAGATCTTTTAATGGATGCACAAACATTGGCATGTGaacaaaattcaaagaaaagaaattacttGAGCTTAAATGAAGGAAATGATATGTATAATGGATGTCAAAGTTATGATGATTTCCCACTTAGCACTCTTTATTGGTCTTCTAATTCAG AACAAAAACCAAAAGAAGAAGCACAGGACCTAACCAAATTCATGAACGATGACATGTCAACAATGTTAAGTGTGATGCCTTCTTCCACAATGCAAAACCAAGATTggaataataatactaatattaaGAATGGATCAGATCAAGTCTCTAATATTGTTCAATCTTCTAGTGGTGTGAATTTGGCAGATGAAAATTTTGGACTCGATATTAAACCTATAGCTTCATTGTTTCCTCTCACAAACACAACAGAtcataataatgaaaataatgatTGCTACACTTGGGATAATTTACCTGGACTATGTTAA